A single region of the Pseudoliparis swirei isolate HS2019 ecotype Mariana Trench unplaced genomic scaffold, NWPU_hadal_v1 hadal_192, whole genome shotgun sequence genome encodes:
- the LOC130191629 gene encoding receptor-binding cancer antigen expressed on SiSo cells-like produces the protein MAITQFRLFKICTCLATLLSFFKRLICRTGRGRKLSGDQITLPTTVDFSSSVPKQAEVEQWSSWDEDAPTSIKIEGGNGNVSPTGNEMDEEPDYFKDMTPNIRKTQKVCPQTE, from the exons ATGGCCATCACTCAGTTCCGTCTTTTCAAGATCTGCACATGTCTAGCCACCTTACTCTCTTTCTTTAAAAGGTTGATATGCAG GACTGGAAGGGGTCGCAAGCTCAGTGGAGATCAAATAACTCTCCCAACAACAGTGGATTTTTCTTCCTCTGTTCCAAAACAG GCAGAGGTTGAACAATGGAGCTCTTGGGATGAAGATGCTCCTACGAGCATTAAGATTGAAGGTGGCAACGGAAACGTTTCCCCGACAGGCAACGAGATGGACGAAGAGCCCGACTACTTCAAGGACATGACTCCCAACATCAGGAAAACACAGAAGGTATGTCCACAGACAGAGTAG
- the LOC130191630 gene encoding dual specificity protein kinase Ttk-like translates to MEEEEHTDRKHQLAMLYHKINKIKKYFNDDDTDNIKQVIGSNSPESCQSYLADLEKKGDPHLDRNHLTRLIDFYTRVFSNMPLGTQSQNESYARLLVRFAELKAIQDVNEAEANFNVARSHSQNFAFVHIAHAQFEHSQGNTKRGLYILQNAIELGAKPKELLEAALQSLQPGKTRLFCLEDKENVPQLSNSNVHGSVKKGSVFQKVCRTSDGTGDLQLSSIFGSGSEALGGSADDQPSGWRPGSHCKRIVGMPGRVPIVPFSIPEKDDDFNINERPSKGNDASIHTSMSRQTSGSNVNPLFGLSSSKKNDVHRFYDRPPAVSPECFPWEDQAAVNSTTTHLHTHDTRDAPRIDADVTFNFDQVVNINSPESCWTYLMNLEKSGSPHTDVNKLKDCYSKIISRLPIKQFSKNNSYARILVRYAELKGIEDPDEAQDQFIVARSNCRGFAFVHVAHAQFEISQGNVIKATSILHKAQALNARPAELLEMAVRNLKAGEKRLMPSREEEEEPPADLQPVAAVNVSACGRNQEVHLPARVPVKRPAEQPKAAGKEPSSEWKMPTLLNRHISPQDKRATPPDPRPVPRLTESLHTPSLHTPSLPTPSRPTPSLPTPSLPTPLNQAPCFQTPQLSLSALSNETITIKGKQFVILKMIGHGGSSKVYQVLDHKKQLFAVKCVDVEEADAQTIESYKNEIEHLNRLQQYSDQIIKLYDYEITDSYIYMRMECGNLDLNTWLRNRKTVNPLERKFYWKNMLEAVQTIHKHGIVHSDLKPANFVIVNASLKLIDFGIANRIQPDVTSIMKDSQ, encoded by the exons atggaagaagaggagcacACGGACCGGAAGCACCAGCTTGCCATGCTCTATCATaagataaacaaaataaaaaagtatttcaatGACG ATGACACGGACAACATTAAGCAGGTTATCGGCTCAAACTCCCCTGAGTCGTGCCAGTCATATTTGGCGGACCTGGAGAAGAAAGGGGACCCCCACTTGGATCGGAACCACCTCACCAGACTTATTGACTTTTATACCCGAGTTTTCTCCAACATGCCGCTGGGGACACAAAGTCAGAATGAGAGCTATGCCAGGCTGCTGGTCCGATTTGCTGAGCTGAAAGC aaTTCAAGACGTCAATGAGGCAGAAGCCAACTTCAACGTGGCGAGATCTCATAGCCAGAACTTTGCATTTGTTCACATTGCTCATGCACAGTTTGAGCATTCCCAAG GCAACACAAAGAGAGGCCTTTACATATTGCAGAATGCTATTGAACTGGGGGCCAAACCaaaggagctgctggaggctgCCTTGCAAAGCCTCCAGCCGGGGAAAACACGCCTCTTCTGTTTAGAGGATAAGGAAAATGTACCTC AGTTGTCAAACAGTAATGTGCACGGTTCTGTCAAAAAGGGCTCCGTGTTCCAAAAAGTATGCAGAACATCGGACGGCACCGGCGACTTGCAGCTCTCCAGTATTTTTGGTTCCGG GTCGGAGGCTCTTGGTGGATCGGCAGATGACCAACCATCAGGCTGGAGACCTGGATCTCATTGCAAGAGAATAGTTGGCATG CCAGGGAGAGTTCCCATTGTACCTTTCTCCATCCCAGAAAAGGATGATGATTTCAACATTAATGAGAGGCCCTCAAAGGGGAATGATGCATCAATCCACACCAGCATGTCCAG GCAAACTTCTGGCTCAAACGTGAACCCGCTGTTCGGCCTGTCGTCTTCCAAGAAAAATGACGTGCATCGTTTCTACGATCGa CCGCCCGCCGTCAGTCCAGAGTGTTTCCCCTGGGAGGACCAGGCCGCCGTGAActccaccaccacacaccttcacacacacgacacacgggACGCCCCGAGGATAGACG cagACGTGACGTTCAACTTCGACCAGGTGGTCAATATCAATTCCCCCGAGTCGTGTTGGACGTACCTGATGAACCTGGAGAAGAGCGGCTCGCCTCACACAGACGTCAACAAGCTCAAGGACTGTTACTCAAAAATCATCTCCCGGCTGCCGATAAAACAGTTCAGCAAGAACAACAGCTACGCCCGAATCCTGGTCAGATATGCAGAGCTCAAGGG GATTGAAGACCCCGATGAAGCCCAGGACCAGTTCATCGTTGCCAGATCCAACTGTAGAGGCTTTGCCTTTGTCCACGTGGCACACGCCCAGTTTGAGATTTCTCAAG GTAATGTGATCAAAGCCACTTCAATTCTGCACAAAGCCCAGGCATTGAATGCCCGGCCGGCGGAGCTGCTGGAGATGGCCGTCCGTAACCTGAAGGCGGGGGAGAAACGGCTGATGCcctccagggaggaggaggaggagcctcccgCAG ATTTGCAACCGGTTGCTGCGGTAAACGTGTCCGCTTGTGGGAGAAACCAGGAAGTCCATCTTCCGGCTCGGGTCCCCGTGAAGCGGCCGGCCGAACAGCCCAAAGCTGCCGGCAAGGAGCCGTCGTCTGAGTGGAAGATGCCGACGCTCCTCAACCGGCACATTTCTCCACAG GATAAACGAGCGACACCTCCTGACCCCAGACCTGTTCCTCGTTTGACGGAGTCCCTCCACACTCCGTCCCTCCACACGCCGTCCCTCCCCACTCCGTCCCGCCCCACTCCGTCCCTCCCCACGCCGTCCCTCCCCACGCCACTAAACCAGGCGCCGTGCTTCCAAACTCCACAG TTGTCCCTCTCTGCGTTGTCAAATGAAACCATCACCATTAAGGGCAAACAGTTCGTCATCCTCAAGATGATTGGACATGGTGGATCTAGTAAG GTCTACCAGGTGCTCGATCACAAGAAGCAGCTGTTTGCTGTGAAGTGCGTCGACGTCGAGGAGGCGGACGCTCAGACGATAGAAAGCTACAAGAATGAGATCGAACATCTGAACCGCTTGCAGCAGTACAGCGATCAAATCATCAAGCTCTACGACTA CGAAATAACCGACAGCTACATCTACATGCGGATGGAGTGTGGAAACTTGGATCTGAACACGTGGTTGAGGAACCGCAAGACGGTGAATCCTCTGGAGAGGAAGTTCTACTGGAAGAACATGCTGGAGGCCGTCCAGACCATCCACAAACACG GAATTGTCCACAGTGACTTGAAGCCCGCCAATTTCGTCATCGTGAACGCGTCGCTGAAGTTGATCGACTTTGGCATCGCCAACAGAATCCAGCCAGATGTTACGAGCATCATGAAGGATTCACAG